Part of the Mangifera indica cultivar Alphonso chromosome 4, CATAS_Mindica_2.1, whole genome shotgun sequence genome, TATTAATAAAAcactaaacttattttaaaaattatgtttaaagatattttaaaaagttaaattataattataccatttaattataaattattttaatttatataaataaggttatacaatatatttatatatataattttagtcgGTCAAGTAATTCCTATTGTTCTAACGGAGGAAATAAAACTAACACGTGCATAAAGATACTACAGTCCTTTCTGATtcatggaaattaaaaaaatgttttcctAGCACCACAACCACTTAGCAGAATTTGTCGATGTCAAATTAATCTCAGATTAGAGAAGGTGGCCGGAATATGGACGCCGGCCGGGAAAGCAAAAGTGGTGGGAACATTGATCGGAATAGTTGGGGCGATGGTGCTCACATTTTGCAAGGGAGCTGAGATTAAGATTTGGTCAACAAAAATAAACCTTCTGCACCAAAATGCACCACAGGCGCACCATTCAGAATCTACCATTAAAACCCTCTTCGGCTGTTTACTGTCTGTGGGAGGTTGCTTTTTGTATGGTGTCTGGTTGATCATTCaggtaatttaaatttttctttgctgAAGTATATATAAATGTCAAGCTTTTacatcaaatcaatttattttgtatatttacaGGCCAAAATGAGTGAACAATATCCATGTCAGTATTCAATCACAGCTTTGGTGTCTCTAATGGCAGCAATGGAGTCAGTTATTTTAGCCCTTTGCAAGGAAAAGGATTTCAGTCAATGGAAGTTAGGCTTCAATATTAGGCTTCTAACTGTAGCTTATGCGGTATATATCTTGCCACTTTGTGTTCATTTTAACATTAACAATTTTGAGAGGTTGGATTATGTTGATGCTTCAGGGAATTCTTTCTTCTGGTTTGGCGATGAGCTTGACGTTTTGGTGTGTGCAAAAGAGGGGACCTTTATTTGTATCTGTATTTAGCCCTCTTATGCTTGTGATTGTAGCTTTTGTTGGTTCATTAGTTCTGAACGAGACCATACACTTGGG contains:
- the LOC123214915 gene encoding WAT1-related protein At1g68170-like, yielding MKNPICSFINELKPALVMVVVQVIYAGATIFYKLAIIDGMSFSIIVAYRFIISTAIMLPFAFFVERKRRPKLNLMILFQAFLGSLFGCTLYQLQYLEAMVLTSATFVTAMTNLVPAITYILVLSFRLEKVAGIWTPAGKAKVVGTLIGIVGAMVLTFCKGAEIKIWSTKINLLHQNAPQAHHSESTIKTLFGCLLSVGGCFLYGVWLIIQAKMSEQYPCQYSITALVSLMAAMESVILALCKEKDFSQWKLGFNIRLLTVAYAGILSSGLAMSLTFWCVQKRGPLFVSVFSPLMLVIVAFVGSLVLNETIHLGSMIGATLIICGLYAVLWGKAKEMKKITQLMPLKGSGESQSTEIVINSPTENTFNDIKN